The Duganella sp. BuS-21 sequence ATACAAAAGCGATGTCTGGCTGACGCGCAACGCGCGCCGCATCAACGCCAAGTCCATCATGGGGGTGATGATGCTGGCCGCCGGCAAGGGCGCCAAAGTCCTGCTGGAAGCCGACGGCGCCGACGAAGGCGATTGCATCGCCGCCCTGAGCGCCCTGGTCAACGACAAGTTCGGCGAAGGCGAGTAATGCCTGCGGAACGCAACCGCCCCCGCTTCCCCGCAGGCCAGCCCATGGCCTCGTTTACCTTGCATGGCATCCCGGTTTCACGCGGCATCGCCATCGGCCGCGCCCACCTGCTGGCGCCGGCCGCGCTGGACGTCAAGCACTACCTGGTGGCCGAAGAGCAGGTCGAGGCCGAAGTGGCGCGCCTGCAGCAGGCGCTGGCCCAGGTCCACAAGGAGCTGCAAACCCTGTGGAACGAGCTGCCGAAGGACGCGCCGACGGAGCTGGGCGCCTTCATCGACGTCCATGCCCTGATCTTGTCCGACCCCATGATTTCGGAAGCGCCGCTCGACATCATCCGCGCGCGCCAC is a genomic window containing:
- a CDS encoding HPr family phosphocarrier protein translates to MIQQELEIINKLGLHARASAKFTQLAAKYKSDVWLTRNARRINAKSIMGVMMLAAGKGAKVLLEADGADEGDCIAALSALVNDKFGEGE